From the genome of Homalodisca vitripennis isolate AUS2020 chromosome 8, UT_GWSS_2.1, whole genome shotgun sequence, one region includes:
- the LOC124367958 gene encoding fatty acid-binding protein-like, with amino-acid sequence MHFSKQLFVLAAIAVCCGLRVVSCESVDGNKTSLSPYLNKRYELAKGDDDNFEDLMEYLGVGWLMRKAIVMAKPVMELKLGGGQYTLCSESFFKNIYTTFRLGVEFEEKTPDGRYVDTKFTAEGNKLTQTQKDEKGRVTTIVREFKPEEVVVTASVDKYSCVRIYKAVAA; translated from the coding sequence ATGCATTTCTCGAAGCAGCTCTTTGTTTTGGCCGCCATCGCAGTGTGTTGTGGACTGAGAGTCGTGAGTTGCGAATCGGTGGATGGGAACAAAACGTCGCTATCGCCATATCTCAACAAGAGATACGAACTGGCTAAGGGTGACGACGACAACTTCGAGGACCTGATGGAGTACCTCGGCGTCGGATGGCTGATGAGGAAGGCGATCGTGATGGCGAAGCCGGTCATGGAGTTGAAGCTGGGCGGCGGTCAGTACACCCTGTGCTCCGAGTCGTTCTTCAAGAACATCTACACGACTTTCCGACTCGGGGTTGAGTTCGAGGAGAAGACGCCTGACGGACGTTATGTCGACACGAAATTCACAGCCGAGGGTAACAAGCTGACACAGACCCAGAAGGACGAGAAGGGCAGGGTGACGACGATAGTCAGAGAGTTCAAGCCTGAGGAAGTTGTCGTCACGGCCTCTGTGGATAAATACTCCTGTGTCCGCATCTACAAGGCTGTAGCAGCGTGA
- the LOC124367957 gene encoding uncharacterized protein LOC124367957 isoform X1 — MRRPLKSRNLCNKMRVLQALLSAALISTSFSHSIEKRESSEKRVVCYYTNWSVYRPGTAKYNPQNINPYLCTHLIYAFGGLDRENGLRPYDKYQDIEQGGYAKFTGLKSYNKNLKTMLAIGGWNEGSARFSPLVADEERRAEFVKNVVKFLRVNHFDGLDLDWEYPAFRDGGKQRDRDNYAQLVQELREEFDREHDKTGRPRLLLTMAVPAGIEYIDKGYDVPKLNRYLDFMNILSYDYHSAFEPAVNHHSPLFPLEEESEYNFDAQLSIDYTVKHFLKAGADRDKLVLGIPTYGRSYTLFNPDSTDIGAPSDGPGEQGDATREKGYLAYYEICDALKNEDDWTVVQPKPRAMGPYAFRKNQWVGYDDIDIVKHKAQYVNDQGLGGIMFWSIDNDDFRGKCHDRPYPLIEAAKEALYASSASQNNLVSSSNKREKVSSLVSSRRPKPTKPKPRPTTTTSTASPSKAGGLTTPEPPTTPDPGSDFVCKDEGFFPHPRDCKKYFWCLDSGPSNLGIVAHQFTCPSGLFFNKAADSCDYTRNVLCNKKEKSTTAAPKVTAATSKTTAGRVTTTTTTTTTTTEAPVEEEYEEEEEHEQEDPESIKQLIQLIKKLGGLAELEKQLEGAGGASTPSIPRSLYNKVLTPQRPRYQSPFRNGPSGPQNEGLSQKDDGAAYRREKPQYVTIRRERPSTEAPEEEVEEPEPVRKYTSVQRQRPSAQYEVEEKGEEEITPRAAIRYQTIERTRPPRPVQKEEEEEEEEEDREERFRPKYSSIQRTRPTTVEPPVEVTSPRYVTLRRQRPQVEQQLEESTIKHTGETIVIEQEEEIKPIEIDIEEPIPTSVRPKLKVSERPAVELSTTETALTDATAEPSRITEIPSTITTETVPSFTLTTERPDEYETVPLEPSSTRPPTVPYQTSTLTSIVTVVVEGATERQRIPLNMLRQALADHDLLTNSVTGDKKTVPGKSSVLDAKEIEKPTDKLEETNRYRPIGNYRGRTRKPIVIEPPTTKALPLYLQRRRTTTTTDTPSAELSSTEESSTKTRTFGRFTPSRSRDRSRVRTTTTRSSIVDDSDTTTPRVNRFRTSRPSTSGSRFGTPRSRTRSTTASPDSESTSEDIRRPVDDTEENVSEGSEEVSKRRRPFVSRNKETEDSDVVSGKTNQIIFSRAG, encoded by the exons ATTCAATAGAGAAACGAGAGTCCAGCGAGAAGAGGGTTGTATGTTATTACACCAACTGGAGCGTCTACAGGCCAGGCACCGCCAAGTACAACCCACAGAACATCAACCCTTATCTCTGCACCCATCTCATCTACGCCTTCGGCGGCCTTGACCGCGAGAATGGCCTCAGGCCTTATGACAAGTACCAGGACATCGAACAGG GTGGCTACGCTAAGTTCACGGGACTCAAATCGTACAACAAGAACCTGAAGACGATGCTGGCTATCGGCGGGTGGAACGAGGGATCGGCCAGGTTCTCGCCGCTGGTGGCGGACGAGGAAAGGCGGGCCGAGTTTGTGAAGAACGTCGTCAAGTTCCTGAGAGTGAACCACTTCGACGGTCTCGATCTGGACTGGGAATACCCTGCGTTCCGTGACGGCGGGAAACAGCGGGATCGGGACAACTACGCACAGCTTGTACAG GAGCTGAGGGAAGAGTTCGACCGCGAGCACGACAAGACTGGGCGCCCAAGGTTACTGCTCACGATGGCTGTGCCGGCCGGGATAGAGTACATTGACAAGGGCTATGATGTCCCTAAACTTAACAG GTACTTGGACTTTATGAACATTCTAAGTTATGACTACCACTCAGCCTTCGAGCCGGCCGTGAACCACCATTCCCCCCTCTTTCCCTTGGAGGAGGAGAGCGAGTACAATTTCGACGCCCAGCTCAGCATT GATTACACGGTGAAGCACTTCCTGAAGGCGGGTGCGGACAGGGACAAGCTGGTGCTCGGCATCCCCACCTACGGCCGCTCCTACACTCTGTTCAACCCCGACAGCACAGACATCGGGGCGCCATCAGATGGTCCAGGAGAGCAGGGGGATGCCACGAGGGAGAAGGGCTACCTGGCTTATTACGAG ATCTGCGACGCCCTGAAGAACGAGGATGACTGGACTGTGGTGCAGCCCAAGCCCAGGGCCATGGGACCTTACGCCTTCAGGAAGAACCAGTGGGTCGGATACGATGATATCGATATTGTCAAACATAAG GCTCAATATGTGAACGACCAAGGACTCGGAGGAATCATGTTTTGGTCAATTGATAACGACGATTTCCGGGGAAAGTGTCACGACAGGCCATACCCACTCATAGAAGCCGCCAAGGAAGCCTTATATGCCTCTTCAGC CAGCCAAAACAATCTAGTGTCCAGCTCCAACAAGAGGGAAAAGGTGTCGAGCTTGGTGTCTAGCAGGCGGCCTAAGCCCACCAAGCCCAAGCCCAGACCTACCACCACCACCTCCACGGCAAGTCCTAGCAAGGCGGGAGGTCTTACCACTCCGGAGCCCCCTACCACTCCTGATCCTGGCAGTG ATTTCGTGTGCAAAGACGAGGGATTCTTCCCACATCCGAGAGATTGCAAGAAGTACTTCTGGTGTTTGGACAGTGGTCCCTCCAACCTGGGAATCGTCGCCCATCAGTTTACCTGTCCCTCGG GGCTGTTTTTCAACAAGGCTGCAGACTCTTGCGACTACACACGAAACGTGCTCTGTAACAAGAAGGAGAAATCAACTACCGCAGCGCCCAAAGTGACCGCGGCTACCTCTAAGACCACAGCAGGCCGAGTGACCACCACTACCACCACGACCACCACCACCACTGAAGCTCCGGTAGAGGAGGAGTACGAGGAAGAGGAGGAGCATGAACAGGAAGATCCAGAGTCAATCAAACAACTCATCCAGCTCATCAAGAAACTTG GTGGGTTGGCAGAACTGGAGAAGCAACTGGAGGGCGCGGGGGGAGCAAGCACCCCCTCCATACCCCGCAGCCTTTATAACAAAGTGTTGACTCCACAACGCCCTAG GTACCAGTCGCCATTCAGGAATGGTCCATCAGGACCCCAGAACGAGGGTCTGAGCCAAAAAGACGATGGCGCGGCCTACAGGAGGGAGAAGCCCCAGTACGTTACCATCAGGAGAGAGAG GCCATCGACGGAAGCTCCGGAAGAAGAAGTTGAAGAGCCAGAACCGGTCCGGAAGTACACCAGCGTCCAACGGCAGCGACCCAGTGCTCAGTACGAGGTCGAGGAGAAGGGCGAGGAAGAAATTACCCCTAGAGCTGCCATTAGGTACCAGACCATCGAGCGAACCAGGCCGCCGAGACCGGTTCAAAAAGAGGAAGAAGAGGAGGAGGAAGAAGAAGACAGAGAGGAACGGTTCAGACCAAAGTACTCCAGCATCCAGCGCACCCGGCCTACAACCGTGGAGCCACCGGTTGAAGTTACAAGCCCTAG GTACGTAACTTTGAGGAGGCAGCGACCCCAGGTAGAACAGCAACTAGAGGAATCAACGATAAAACATACAGGGGAAACAATCGTTATCGAACAGGAAGAGGAAATAAAACCGATAGAGATTGACATTGAAGAGCCGATACCGACGTCAGTTAGGCCCAAGCTAAAGGTGAGTGAGAGACCCGCAGTGGAGTTGAGCACCACAGAAACAGCATTGACAGACGCGACTGCAGAGCCATCGAGAATCACAGAAATACCATCAACCATAACCACTGAAACAGTTCCATCGTTCACACTAACCACTGAGCGACCCGATGAGTATGAGACAGTTCCATTGGAACCGAGCAGTACACGACCGCCAACTGTTCCATATCAAACATCAACCCTCACGAGTATCGTGACTGTGGTGGTAGAGGGTGCCACAGAGCGACAGAGAATTCCGCTCAACATGCTGAGACAAGCTTTGGCCGATCATGATCTCCTGACAAACTCGGTGACAGGAGACAAGAAAACAGTGCCAGGCAAGAGCAGTGTGCTGGATGCTAAAGAGATTGAAAAGCCAACGGATAAACTAGAAGAGACGAACCGTTACAGACCTATCGGTAATTACCGTGGAAGAACGAGAAAACCAATTGTCATAGAGCCACCCACAACAAAAGCACTCCCGCTTTATTTACAGAGAAGAAGAACTACTACGACGACTGATACGCCTTCAGCAGAACTATCCTCTACTGAAGAATCGTCTACTAAGACTAGAACATTCGGACGATTTACTCCATCCAGAAGTAGAGATAGAAGTAGGGTTCGTACGACGACCACACGATCTAGTATTGTTGATGATTCTGATACGACAACTCCAAGAGTAAATAGATTTAGAACGTCGAGACCATCAACAAGTGGTTCAAGGTTTGGAACGCCAAGAAGTCGAACGAGAAGTACAACGGCATCACCGGATTCAGAGTCTACTTCAGAAGATATCAGAAGACCTGTTGATGATACTGAAGAAAATGTTTCAGAAGGTTCAGAGGAAGTTAGTAAAAGGAGAAGACCCTTTGTAAGCCGAAATAAGGAAACGGAAGATTCGGATGTAGTTTCCGGAAAAACCAACCAGATTATTTTCTCGCGGGCGGGTTAG